A section of the Anabaena cylindrica PCC 7122 genome encodes:
- the hppD gene encoding 4-hydroxyphenylpyruvate dioxygenase, protein MLQIDHVHFYVEDAQGWRDWFVNYLGFKAVASSMFPTPVNQGKLFHTCTEVVKNGNVYFLLSSPLLPTSPVAEFFRHHPAGVADVAFAVADVEAVTARAIAQGAKLLQPVQHDVSIKYAKIAAWGGLTHTLIERKGDGEMGDDNTSPHTFTAIDHVVLNVAVGDLEAAVSWYQNILDFRPQQSFKIQTNRSALHSQVMISSNGRVQLPINEPASPNSQIQEFLEVNRGAGIQHIALRTSDLVSAIAQFRKTGLSFLSVPTTYYSQLQQRLDFPLSAEELQAIAQQEILVDCQKNAPLGALLLQIFTQPIFGKPTFFFEFIERRSQAAGFGEGNFRALFEAIESEQVKRGFGR, encoded by the coding sequence ATGCTCCAAATTGATCACGTTCACTTCTATGTAGAAGATGCCCAAGGGTGGCGAGATTGGTTTGTCAATTATCTGGGGTTTAAAGCAGTAGCGAGTTCGATGTTTCCTACCCCTGTTAATCAGGGAAAATTGTTTCACACTTGTACGGAAGTTGTGAAAAATGGCAATGTCTACTTTTTGCTGTCTTCACCTTTGTTACCGACTAGTCCTGTGGCTGAGTTTTTTCGTCATCATCCTGCTGGTGTGGCAGATGTGGCTTTTGCTGTTGCAGATGTGGAAGCGGTGACGGCTAGAGCGATCGCTCAAGGTGCTAAACTTTTGCAACCTGTCCAGCATGATGTATCGATCAAATACGCCAAAATTGCCGCTTGGGGTGGGTTAACCCACACTTTGATTGAAAGAAAAGGAGATGGGGAAATGGGGGATGATAATACATCACCCCATACTTTTACGGCTATAGATCATGTTGTTTTGAATGTGGCTGTTGGTGATTTAGAGGCTGCTGTCAGTTGGTATCAAAATATTTTGGATTTTCGACCCCAACAAAGTTTTAAAATTCAAACTAATCGCTCTGCTTTGCACAGTCAGGTGATGATTTCTTCTAATGGGAGGGTACAGTTACCAATTAATGAGCCGGCATCGCCTAATTCGCAAATTCAGGAGTTTCTGGAAGTTAATCGGGGGGCGGGCATTCAACATATTGCTTTACGTACTTCTGATCTTGTCAGTGCGATCGCTCAATTTCGCAAAACTGGTTTATCTTTCCTTTCTGTTCCTACAACTTATTACTCACAACTACAGCAGCGTCTAGATTTTCCTTTATCAGCCGAGGAACTGCAAGCGATCGCTCAACAAGAAATATTGGTTGATTGTCAAAAAAATGCTCCTCTAGGGGCGTTACTGCTGCAAATTTTTACTCAGCCGATTTTTGGCAAACCAACTTTTTTCTTTGAGTTTATTGAACGTCGTTCTCAAGCTGCTGGTTTTGGTGAAGGTAATTTTCGCGCTTT
- a CDS encoding SDR family oxidoreductase: MLDKVIVVVGATGGIGSALSHQLAPTGAKLVLAARDAASLATLANELPGEVLSVPTDITQPEQVDALIQKAVDKFGQVDVLVNAAGAGVLKPYNSIEPADLDKMLDLNLKGCFYTSQAAAQEMQKRKSGHICNVVGILGKHSMAMAAAYSASKFGVVGFSKCMAEELKRFGVKFTLFYFGGVDSPFWDQVSLKVDRKKMLSCQTAANAIFYALSAEPEAVPMEINIQPDSHLFF; this comes from the coding sequence GGTTCTGCGTTAAGTCATCAACTTGCACCTACTGGGGCTAAGTTGGTACTAGCTGCTAGAGATGCGGCGAGTTTAGCAACATTGGCAAATGAGTTACCAGGGGAGGTGTTGTCAGTTCCTACTGATATTACTCAACCTGAACAAGTGGACGCATTGATACAAAAGGCTGTAGATAAATTTGGTCAAGTTGACGTTTTGGTGAATGCGGCTGGAGCGGGTGTTCTTAAGCCCTACAATAGTATCGAACCGGCAGATTTAGACAAAATGCTGGATTTGAATTTAAAAGGCTGTTTTTATACGAGTCAGGCTGCTGCCCAAGAGATGCAAAAACGTAAATCTGGTCATATCTGTAATGTGGTAGGAATTTTGGGTAAGCATTCGATGGCTATGGCTGCGGCTTATTCTGCTTCTAAGTTTGGTGTTGTGGGCTTCAGTAAGTGTATGGCGGAGGAGTTGAAACGTTTTGGTGTGAAGTTCACTTTATTCTATTTTGGTGGGGTAGATTCTCCTTTTTGGGATCAGGTGAGTTTGAAGGTGGATAGGAAAAAAATGCTGAGTTGTCAAACTGCTGCTAATGCTATTTTTTATGCGCTATCTGCTGAACCGGAAGCTGTACCGATGGAAATTAATATTCAACCTGATAGTCATTTATTTTTCTAG